A genome region from Syntrophaceae bacterium includes the following:
- the flgB gene encoding flagellar basal body rod protein FlgB yields the protein MDILFGKTINMLSDIVGARSQRHQVLASNVSNIDTPGYEPKDVDFENLIASMQQKGVRLARTHGKHLPAQTAGGSLSVVRTGEQVSLDREMVAIAENHLMHNAAVEMLARKFRKLQIVLREGK from the coding sequence ATGGACATCCTCTTCGGCAAAACGATCAACATGCTCTCGGACATCGTGGGGGCCCGGTCGCAGCGGCACCAGGTCCTGGCCTCGAACGTGTCCAACATCGACACGCCGGGCTACGAGCCCAAGGATGTGGACTTCGAGAACCTGATCGCCTCGATGCAGCAGAAGGGCGTCCGCCTGGCCCGCACGCACGGGAAACATTTGCCTGCCCAGACGGCGGGGGGTAGCCTCTCCGTGGTCCGGACGGGGGAACAGGTGAGCCTGGACCGCGAGATGGTCGCGATTGCCGAGAACCACCTCATGCACAACGCCGCCGTCGAGATGCTGGCGCGCAAGTTCAGGAAACTCCAGATCGTCCTGAGGGAGGGCAAGTAA
- a CDS encoding tetratricopeptide repeat protein, which yields MTAIDTTGAERLFASMQVNPGQLEYYAGRALERGIERYKNKQYGAAVGEFRMSLSLAPQAQNALGVAELMSKAYRAMGDAQRAVDSVKDFVGKNRSSDGAHALLARLLFQEERYDEAVTEYEKAVELSPSASNRFALGEAYLQAGRLGDAEQEFMRVRLMLPDDPAAHLGLGQTYARQGDTEAAVREFKAAIDKKRDFWDAYAELGYVYADRGEIDLAQDTVRLLESKAPALADILSRYIYKADPPKFVLAYANSSFPYSLPAGTAVSSLDAELSAAGASKTFWVKFQFDKEMDRESVETTTNWTIRRSQGGGAGLYNFGLPVPSTEISVAMLPDFVSYDSRNLTATVFFTVRQNAAADGTIDPGHIEFCFRGTDRFEQRMDPRKDQWTGFSGVF from the coding sequence ATGACGGCCATCGACACAACGGGTGCGGAGCGGCTCTTTGCCTCCATGCAGGTCAACCCCGGGCAGCTGGAGTACTACGCGGGCCGCGCCCTGGAGCGGGGCATCGAGCGCTACAAGAACAAGCAGTACGGGGCCGCCGTCGGGGAATTCCGGATGTCGCTGTCCCTCGCGCCGCAGGCGCAGAACGCCCTCGGCGTGGCGGAGCTCATGTCGAAGGCCTACCGCGCGATGGGGGATGCGCAGCGTGCCGTCGACTCCGTCAAGGACTTCGTCGGGAAGAACCGTTCCTCGGACGGGGCACACGCCCTGCTGGCCCGCCTGCTGTTCCAGGAGGAGCGGTACGACGAGGCCGTCACGGAATACGAGAAGGCCGTCGAGCTCAGCCCCAGCGCATCCAACCGCTTCGCCCTCGGCGAGGCCTACCTGCAGGCGGGCCGCCTGGGCGATGCCGAGCAGGAGTTCATGCGGGTGCGGCTCATGCTGCCCGACGACCCCGCCGCGCACCTGGGCCTCGGCCAGACCTATGCCCGGCAGGGCGACACGGAGGCGGCGGTCCGCGAGTTCAAGGCGGCCATCGACAAGAAGAGGGACTTCTGGGACGCCTACGCCGAGCTGGGATACGTGTACGCCGACCGGGGGGAGATCGACCTCGCCCAGGACACCGTCAGGCTCCTCGAGTCGAAGGCCCCTGCGCTGGCGGACATCCTGAGCCGTTACATCTACAAGGCCGACCCGCCGAAATTCGTGCTGGCCTACGCCAACAGCTCGTTCCCCTACAGCCTGCCCGCGGGAACGGCGGTCTCGAGTCTCGATGCCGAGCTTTCCGCCGCCGGCGCCTCGAAGACCTTCTGGGTGAAGTTCCAGTTCGACAAGGAGATGGACCGGGAATCCGTGGAGACGACGACGAACTGGACCATCCGCAGGTCCCAGGGAGGTGGGGCAGGACTCTACAATTTCGGCCTGCCGGTCCCGTCGACGGAGATCTCCGTCGCGATGCTGCCGGACTTTGTCAGCTACGATTCCCGGAACCTCACCGCCACGGTCTTCTTCACCGTCCGCCAGAACGCCGCGGCCGACGGCACCATCGACCCCGGGCACATCGAGTTTTGCTTCCGGGGGACCGACCGCTTCGAGCAGAGGATGGACCCCCGGAAGGACCAGTGGACCGGCTTCTCGGGCGTCTTCTAG
- the fliE gene encoding flagellar hook-basal body complex protein FliE, with the protein MNKITTRHDVQAPLAQAPRPAGSAAGGPQGSFGEMLKQAVSEINRLQNSADKAITNVQLGQSGSIHEAMIALEKADLSFRAMMQVRNKILEAYQEVMRMQV; encoded by the coding sequence ATGAACAAGATCACGACGCGTCACGACGTCCAGGCGCCCCTGGCGCAGGCCCCGCGGCCTGCCGGGAGCGCAGCGGGCGGGCCGCAGGGCTCGTTCGGGGAGATGCTGAAGCAGGCGGTCAGCGAGATCAACCGGCTGCAGAACAGCGCCGACAAGGCGATCACGAACGTCCAGCTCGGCCAGTCGGGCAGCATCCACGAGGCCATGATCGCCCTCGAGAAGGCCGATCTGTCCTTCCGGGCCATGATGCAGGTCCGGAACAAGATCCTGGAAGCCTACCAGGAAGTGATGCGGATGCAGGTGTAA
- the fliG gene encoding flagellar motor switch protein FliG: MTNEEKAAILLLSLDEELAAAVMKNLRASEVRRISKYMSRITSISASDVQNVAREFCDLAKEKGGIVSVKEDVAKNIVLKALGPEQAGSILTALEDEKGKISENPIFEKLRDIDPKLLKEFTKMEHPQTTALILAHLRPEQAAEIMESLSPEMQIEIVRRMANLKSVPTDLIEDVAETLESELISGAANEKEIGGVRLMAEILNRMNRTSESAIISSLDGTDPELAAEIRGLMFTFDDILKLDDRSMQELLREVSSEDLARALKVVVAEGREKVFRNMSKRGAEMLKEDIEMMPPVRLSEVEKSQRAILDICKRLEAEGRIQLLREEGDAFV; this comes from the coding sequence ATGACCAACGAAGAAAAGGCAGCCATCCTTCTGCTCTCCCTCGACGAGGAGCTCGCGGCGGCGGTGATGAAGAACCTCCGGGCCTCCGAGGTCCGCCGCATCAGCAAGTACATGAGCCGGATCACGAGCATCTCGGCGAGCGACGTGCAGAACGTCGCCAGGGAATTCTGCGACCTCGCGAAGGAAAAAGGCGGGATCGTCTCGGTCAAGGAGGACGTGGCGAAGAACATCGTCCTCAAGGCCCTGGGCCCCGAGCAGGCCGGGAGCATCCTCACCGCCCTGGAGGACGAGAAGGGCAAGATCAGCGAAAACCCCATCTTCGAGAAGCTGCGGGACATCGACCCCAAGCTGCTCAAGGAGTTCACGAAGATGGAGCACCCGCAGACGACGGCGCTCATCCTTGCGCACCTGCGCCCCGAGCAGGCCGCGGAGATCATGGAATCCCTCTCCCCGGAGATGCAGATCGAGATCGTCCGGCGGATGGCGAATCTCAAGAGCGTGCCCACGGACCTGATCGAGGACGTGGCCGAGACGCTCGAGAGCGAGCTGATCTCCGGGGCCGCCAACGAGAAGGAGATCGGCGGCGTGCGGCTCATGGCGGAGATCCTCAACCGGATGAACCGCACGAGCGAAAGCGCGATCATTTCCTCGCTCGACGGCACGGACCCGGAGCTGGCCGCGGAGATCCGCGGGCTGATGTTCACCTTCGACGACATCCTGAAGCTCGACGACCGCAGCATGCAGGAGCTGCTGCGCGAGGTCTCGAGCGAGGACCTCGCCCGGGCCCTCAAGGTCGTCGTCGCGGAGGGCCGCGAGAAGGTCTTCAGGAACATGTCCAAGCGCGGCGCCGAGATGCTGAAGGAAGACATCGAGATGATGCCGCCCGTGCGTCTCTCCGAGGTGGAGAAGAGCCAGCGGGCCATCCTGGACATCTGCAAGCGGCTCGAGGCCGAGGGCCGCATCCAGCTGCTGCGCGAGGAGGGCGATGCGTTCGTCTAA
- the fliF gene encoding flagellar M-ring protein FliF, with product MAQLVSQMWKGFQSLPVPRKLTILAAAAATLVSIALAVVFINQPDYKVLFTNLSAEDAGQITSRLQEKKIPYQLSPGGDTISVPAEQVSQLRLELAASGLPKGGGVGFEIFDTKNLGVTEFVQQLNLQRALQGELTRTINSLDEIQQSRVHLAIPKKSLFAEDQKKPTASVIVKLKSGRSLSEQQIQGIAHLVSSSIEGMSPRDVMIVDSSGKVLSKVTEGGGVAQLSNSQIEYKKNVEKDLTSRITSMLEKVVGEGKAVVRISADLDFRVMEKTEEKYDSEEPAIRSVQRSQEKSGSTSGSMGESSVALTARQAAAPAARPAGTNREKSDETINYEISRTVHKTVMPVGDVKKLSIAVLVDGTYAKNDKGVEEYQPRPEKELAALEDLVKKSAGFDAKRGDQVVVSNVPFKKVDLSSDMPEKSWLDRLAPFLPLVRYLVILAVVVLAALFVVKPLVRMLAERGRQVEVSVREVPAAAGEIKGGDGVTLSLGAPQASRELTEADIVRHMASADAKRFAELLRNWIK from the coding sequence ATGGCTCAGCTCGTCTCGCAGATGTGGAAGGGGTTCCAGTCCCTTCCGGTCCCCCGGAAACTCACCATCCTCGCGGCGGCGGCCGCCACGCTCGTCAGCATCGCGCTGGCCGTCGTCTTCATCAACCAGCCGGACTACAAGGTCCTCTTCACGAACCTCTCCGCCGAGGACGCCGGCCAGATCACGTCGAGGCTCCAGGAGAAGAAGATTCCCTACCAGCTCTCACCCGGCGGCGACACGATCTCGGTGCCCGCAGAGCAGGTGTCGCAGCTCCGGCTGGAGCTGGCCGCCTCGGGCCTGCCGAAGGGCGGCGGCGTCGGCTTCGAGATCTTCGACACGAAGAACCTGGGCGTCACCGAGTTCGTCCAGCAGCTCAACCTCCAGCGCGCCCTCCAGGGTGAGCTGACCCGCACGATCAACAGCCTCGACGAGATCCAGCAGAGCCGGGTGCACCTGGCCATCCCGAAGAAGTCCCTCTTCGCCGAGGACCAGAAGAAGCCCACGGCGTCTGTCATCGTGAAGCTCAAGAGCGGGCGCAGCCTGAGCGAGCAGCAGATCCAGGGCATCGCCCACCTCGTCTCGAGCTCCATCGAGGGGATGAGCCCCCGGGACGTCATGATCGTGGACTCGAGCGGAAAGGTTCTCTCGAAGGTGACCGAGGGGGGCGGGGTGGCCCAGCTGTCCAACTCCCAGATCGAGTACAAGAAGAACGTCGAGAAGGACCTCACGAGCCGCATCACCTCCATGCTGGAGAAGGTCGTCGGCGAGGGGAAGGCCGTCGTCCGCATCTCCGCCGACCTGGACTTCCGGGTCATGGAGAAGACGGAGGAGAAGTACGACTCCGAGGAGCCCGCCATCCGCAGCGTGCAGCGCTCGCAGGAGAAGTCGGGCAGCACGTCCGGCTCGATGGGCGAGAGCTCCGTCGCGCTGACGGCCCGGCAGGCGGCGGCGCCCGCTGCGCGGCCGGCCGGGACGAACCGCGAGAAGTCCGACGAGACGATCAACTACGAGATCAGCCGCACGGTCCACAAGACCGTCATGCCCGTGGGGGACGTCAAGAAGCTCTCCATCGCCGTGCTCGTCGACGGCACGTACGCGAAGAACGACAAGGGGGTCGAGGAGTACCAGCCGCGCCCCGAGAAGGAACTGGCGGCGCTGGAGGACCTCGTGAAGAAGTCCGCCGGGTTCGATGCGAAGCGGGGCGACCAGGTCGTCGTGTCCAACGTCCCGTTCAAGAAGGTGGACCTGTCCTCCGATATGCCCGAGAAGTCCTGGCTCGACAGGCTGGCGCCCTTCCTGCCGCTGGTCCGCTACCTCGTGATCCTGGCCGTGGTGGTCCTGGCGGCGCTCTTCGTCGTCAAGCCCCTCGTGCGCATGCTCGCCGAGCGGGGCCGGCAGGTGGAGGTGTCGGTCCGTGAAGTGCCGGCCGCCGCGGGCGAAATCAAGGGGGGAGACGGCGTGACGCTCTCGCTGGGCGCCCCGCAGGCGTCCCGCGAACTGACGGAGGCCGACATCGTGCGGCACATGGCCTCGGCGGACGCCAAGCGCTTCGCCGAGCTGCTGCGGAATTGGATAAAGTGA
- the fliJ gene encoding flagellar export protein FliJ — MFRFRFEQVLNVRKLAEEQILQEFSEQVRDLERQKERLRSIRGEKASVLAGLMRRREGTLNAGEIGLAFGYLRTLRQREVAQAVLVADREKALEIKRDELTEAMKRRKIMEILKQKKFDQYWKEWTRKESVELNEQGIIRFLKRSGDEKADHHL; from the coding sequence GTGTTCCGGTTCCGGTTCGAACAGGTCCTGAATGTGCGGAAGCTCGCGGAGGAGCAGATCTTGCAGGAGTTCTCCGAGCAGGTCCGGGACCTCGAGCGCCAGAAGGAGCGGCTCCGGTCGATCCGCGGCGAGAAGGCCTCCGTGCTGGCCGGACTGATGCGCCGCCGGGAAGGGACGCTCAACGCGGGCGAGATCGGCCTGGCCTTCGGGTACCTCCGGACCCTCCGTCAGCGGGAGGTGGCCCAGGCGGTGCTGGTCGCCGACCGCGAGAAAGCCCTCGAGATCAAGCGGGATGAGCTCACGGAGGCCATGAAGCGGCGAAAGATCATGGAGATCCTCAAGCAGAAGAAGTTCGATCAGTACTGGAAAGAGTGGACCCGCAAGGAGTCCGTGGAATTGAACGAGCAGGGAATCATCCGCTTTCTGAAGAGGTCCGGCGATGAGAAGGCTGATCATCATCTGTGA
- the flgC gene encoding flagellar basal body rod protein FlgC: MDFITSFDICASGLTAQRKKMDVIVSNLANASTIQTPEGGPYKRKVAVLAAEPVRGKFGAALQDALSQVKVTEIVEDGEGLKKVHDPAHPNADEQGFVTYPNVNVVTEMADMITANRAYEACVTALDASKNMVLKALDIGK; the protein is encoded by the coding sequence ATGGATTTCATCACGTCCTTTGACATCTGCGCGTCGGGGCTGACGGCCCAGCGCAAGAAGATGGACGTCATCGTGAGCAACCTCGCCAACGCGAGCACGATCCAGACCCCCGAGGGGGGCCCCTACAAGAGAAAAGTCGCCGTGCTGGCCGCGGAGCCCGTGCGGGGCAAGTTCGGCGCGGCCCTCCAGGATGCGCTCTCCCAGGTGAAGGTGACGGAGATCGTCGAGGACGGGGAGGGGCTCAAGAAGGTCCACGACCCCGCCCACCCCAACGCCGACGAGCAGGGGTTCGTCACCTACCCGAACGTGAACGTGGTCACGGAGATGGCCGACATGATCACGGCCAACCGGGCCTACGAGGCCTGCGTGACCGCGCTGGACGCCTCGAAGAACATGGTCCTCAAGGCCCTCGACATCGGCAAGTAA
- the fliI gene encoding flagellar protein export ATPase FliI gives MTLDFNRYNRILDQINPIKVNGTVSEIIGLMVEGHGPASSVGEMCNIFANGGACETLRAEVVGFRKGKVLLMPLDHLQGVGPGCKIVSLGRKASIAVGKKLLGRIIDGLGNPIDGRGPIEPEDDYPLYAEPINPLKRGRIVEPMDLGIRALNGLLSCGKGQKMGIFSGSGVGKSILMGMIARYTKADVNVIGLIGERGREVREFVEKNLGPEGLSRSVVIVATSDRHPLIRMRAAYVATSVAEYFRDQGADVLLMVDSLTRFAMAQREVGLSVGEPPATKGYTPSVFSLLPKLLERTGPVEGRGSITGLYTVLVEGDDFNEPIADAARSILDGHIALSRAIAAKNHYPAVDVLESVSRVMIDIVDGEQRRRANELLNIIATYRKAEDLINIGAYVAGSSPEIDHAIRMIDRVNAYLRQDMSEKVSFEESRRQLLALFE, from the coding sequence ATGACCCTGGACTTCAACCGCTACAACCGCATTCTCGACCAGATCAACCCGATCAAGGTCAACGGGACGGTGAGCGAGATCATCGGCCTCATGGTCGAGGGGCACGGACCCGCGAGCTCCGTGGGCGAGATGTGCAACATCTTCGCCAACGGCGGCGCCTGCGAGACGCTCCGCGCCGAGGTGGTCGGCTTCCGGAAGGGAAAGGTCCTCCTCATGCCGCTGGACCACCTGCAGGGCGTGGGCCCGGGCTGCAAGATCGTCTCGCTGGGGCGCAAGGCGTCCATCGCCGTGGGCAAGAAGCTCCTGGGGCGGATCATCGACGGCCTGGGCAACCCGATCGACGGCCGCGGCCCCATCGAGCCGGAGGACGACTATCCGCTCTATGCCGAGCCGATCAACCCCCTGAAGCGGGGGCGGATCGTGGAGCCCATGGACCTCGGCATCCGCGCCCTCAACGGCCTGCTGTCCTGCGGCAAGGGCCAGAAGATGGGCATCTTCTCCGGCTCCGGCGTGGGGAAGAGCATTCTCATGGGGATGATCGCCCGCTACACGAAGGCCGACGTCAACGTGATCGGCCTGATCGGCGAGCGGGGGCGCGAGGTCCGCGAATTCGTCGAGAAGAACCTGGGGCCGGAAGGCCTGAGCCGCTCCGTGGTCATCGTGGCCACCTCGGACCGCCATCCGCTGATCCGCATGCGCGCGGCCTACGTGGCCACGTCCGTGGCCGAGTACTTCCGGGACCAGGGCGCCGACGTGCTGCTCATGGTGGACTCGCTCACCCGCTTCGCCATGGCCCAGCGGGAGGTCGGCCTCTCCGTGGGCGAGCCGCCGGCCACGAAGGGCTACACGCCATCCGTCTTCAGCCTCCTGCCCAAGCTCCTGGAGCGGACGGGTCCCGTTGAGGGCCGGGGGAGCATCACGGGGCTCTACACCGTGCTCGTCGAGGGCGACGACTTCAACGAGCCGATTGCCGACGCGGCCCGCTCCATCCTGGACGGTCACATCGCCCTGTCGCGCGCCATCGCCGCGAAGAACCACTACCCGGCCGTGGACGTGCTCGAGAGCGTGAGCCGCGTGATGATCGACATCGTGGACGGCGAGCAGCGCAGGCGGGCCAACGAGCTGCTCAACATCATCGCCACCTACCGGAAGGCCGAGGACCTCATCAACATCGGCGCCTACGTCGCGGGCAGCAGCCCCGAGATCGACCACGCCATCCGGATGATCGACCGGGTCAACGCCTACCTCCGGCAGGACATGAGCGAGAAGGTGAGTTTCGAGGAGAGCCGCAGGCAGCTGCTTGCGCTGTTCGAGTGA
- a CDS encoding flagellar hook assembly protein FlgD — MSVTNTVQAASNSTNTAATTGGKNIIGKDEFLRMLIAQLKNQDPLNPLDGTAFTAQLAQFSSLEQLQNINTQLTAFTRQQQSLGSAQAVSLIGKEVLARGNTVQAAGGPVTLSYRLAGDAAEGLVRIYNAEGEFVDAVAFRNQKQGLNTLTWSPPSALAGTCTFEVSAADRAGRAVGAETVIQGEVTGVNFRDGATTLSVGGREIAYGDVISVKKTSTN, encoded by the coding sequence ATGAGCGTGACCAACACCGTGCAGGCGGCCTCGAACAGCACGAACACGGCCGCGACGACAGGCGGCAAGAACATCATCGGCAAGGACGAGTTCCTGCGGATGCTCATCGCCCAGCTGAAGAACCAGGACCCGCTCAACCCGCTGGACGGCACGGCCTTCACGGCGCAGCTGGCCCAGTTCTCGAGCCTCGAGCAGCTCCAGAACATCAACACCCAGCTCACCGCCTTCACCAGGCAGCAGCAGTCGCTGGGCAGCGCGCAGGCCGTGAGCCTCATCGGCAAGGAGGTCCTGGCCCGGGGCAACACGGTCCAGGCCGCGGGCGGCCCCGTGACGCTGAGCTACCGGCTCGCCGGCGATGCCGCGGAGGGCCTCGTCCGCATCTACAATGCCGAGGGCGAGTTCGTCGACGCCGTGGCCTTCCGGAACCAGAAGCAGGGCCTCAACACACTGACCTGGAGCCCGCCGAGCGCGCTTGCGGGCACCTGCACCTTCGAGGTGAGCGCCGCCGACCGCGCGGGCAGGGCCGTCGGCGCCGAGACCGTGATCCAGGGCGAGGTGACGGGGGTGAACTTCCGCGACGGCGCCACCACGCTGAGCGTGGGCGGCCGCGAGATCGCCTACGGCGACGTCATTTCCGTGAAGAAGACCAGCACGAATTAA